The following coding sequences lie in one Tichowtungia aerotolerans genomic window:
- a CDS encoding SGNH/GDSL hydrolase family protein codes for MKPIVFFGFLLFFLSRTWSESVPQYQKFLQKAESGEPVTVVYLGGSITRGATAWPLSGTDAQGKPFDFTSYDREKDSWRTLTFEWLRHRYEQTPGQFRQVNAAIGGTPSLLGAYRLEQDVLSKNPDLVFVEFAVNDAYASFKTRDNPDGSDSILRTCSSIVTRLRNQNPDIAVFMPLSTHRVWADSEHAGWSEALDCGHDQTRLAAEYLHVPYVSIKRAFEKMRPEGADPFYGGTDTSGNYVHPAPEGHRAYAETVEAALTDIFESGLFSFEKKKDVMKPYPVSPQLVLPETLQKFSKGWKTEMLTDVESPILEGHACLVPVADDAMLEYTFDGTSVGLWFDSQSKGTCKVFLDGKVLGTYVSKVKEPGQFRGRFCSLAKDLELSEYTLRLLPSAGSRILLRALTIDRDET; via the coding sequence ATGAAGCCGATTGTTTTTTTTGGGTTTCTGTTGTTTTTTCTGAGCCGCACATGGAGTGAAAGCGTTCCGCAGTATCAGAAGTTTCTGCAAAAAGCGGAAAGTGGGGAGCCTGTTACGGTTGTTTATCTGGGCGGGTCCATTACACGCGGCGCAACGGCGTGGCCGCTTTCCGGAACGGATGCTCAAGGAAAGCCGTTTGATTTTACGTCCTATGATCGGGAAAAGGACAGTTGGCGAACGCTGACCTTTGAGTGGCTGCGCCATCGGTATGAACAAACGCCGGGACAGTTTCGCCAGGTGAATGCCGCAATCGGCGGAACGCCGAGCCTGCTGGGCGCGTATCGGCTGGAGCAGGATGTGCTATCGAAGAATCCTGATCTTGTCTTTGTCGAGTTCGCGGTCAACGATGCATACGCATCCTTCAAAACCCGGGACAATCCGGACGGTTCCGATTCAATCCTCCGAACCTGCAGTTCCATTGTAACCCGCCTGAGGAACCAGAACCCGGATATCGCGGTGTTTATGCCGCTGAGTACGCACCGTGTGTGGGCTGATTCTGAACATGCCGGATGGTCTGAGGCATTGGATTGCGGACACGATCAGACCCGGCTGGCTGCAGAGTATTTGCACGTTCCATATGTAAGCATTAAAAGAGCGTTTGAAAAAATGCGGCCCGAAGGGGCGGATCCGTTTTACGGAGGAACCGATACGAGCGGTAATTATGTTCATCCTGCCCCGGAGGGACATCGCGCTTATGCTGAAACCGTGGAAGCAGCGTTGACAGATATTTTTGAGAGCGGCCTCTTCTCTTTTGAGAAAAAGAAAGACGTTATGAAGCCGTATCCGGTTTCCCCGCAGCTCGTTTTACCGGAAACGCTGCAGAAGTTTTCCAAAGGTTGGAAAACCGAAATGCTGACCGATGTTGAAAGTCCGATCTTGGAAGGTCACGCCTGTCTGGTTCCTGTTGCGGACGATGCCATGCTGGAATACACCTTCGATGGAACCTCAGTCGGGCTGTGGTTTGACAGTCAGAGTAAAGGAACCTGTAAAGTTTTTCTGGATGGCAAAGTGCTCGGAACCTATGTCTCAAAAGTCAAGGAGCCGGGTCAATTCCGGGGACGCTTCTGTTCGCTGGCGAAAGATCTGGAGCTGTCTGAATATACATTGCGGCTTCTTCCATCTGCCGGCTCCCGTATTCTGTTGAGAGCGTTGACGATTGACCGTGATGAAACCTGA
- a CDS encoding SGNH/GDSL hydrolase family protein: protein MKRFWSIKIQNVICVFLFFAEGLACGAENNDPTVAEEFRKRDGLPNFFQKINQGSPVRIAYLGGSITAASGWRPKTMEWFRQQYPQVEFVEINVAVSGTGSDFSACRLEEDVLSQNPDLVFLECRVNGGGGFERESSEGVVRQIWRSNPQIDICFVYTINLPRLKTVQDGRLTGFGEILERVANQYGIPSIDLGVEIAKLEQAGKLVFKGEEPGAGKILFTKDGAHPLDEGHNLYCKVVARSMLKMQEDADGMVHAVGKPLYENCWETAELLPIHQAQLSSGWTDVNIMSDSVYRDDFGRTKSMLRDAVKCERPGETITVHWNGTTVGFSDIPYGDVAEVEAVIDGKQIVNMERRQTQKMYQFSRFWYLPPQPPGEHTVCLTVKHLPEGQSFYAGQILIVGTAVK, encoded by the coding sequence ATGAAAAGATTTTGGAGTATAAAAATACAGAACGTAATATGTGTTTTCCTCTTTTTTGCGGAGGGACTTGCATGTGGAGCTGAGAATAACGATCCGACTGTTGCTGAGGAATTCCGCAAAAGAGACGGCCTGCCGAATTTTTTTCAAAAAATAAATCAGGGGAGTCCTGTTCGGATTGCTTATTTGGGCGGGAGCATTACGGCGGCTTCCGGTTGGCGGCCTAAAACCATGGAGTGGTTCAGACAGCAATATCCACAGGTTGAGTTTGTCGAAATCAATGTGGCGGTTTCGGGGACGGGATCCGATTTCTCCGCCTGTCGACTGGAGGAAGATGTGCTCTCGCAGAATCCCGACCTGGTTTTTCTGGAGTGTCGGGTAAACGGCGGCGGCGGATTTGAGCGGGAGTCATCTGAAGGGGTTGTGCGACAGATCTGGCGAAGCAACCCTCAGATCGACATTTGTTTTGTTTATACGATTAATTTGCCGAGGTTAAAAACGGTACAGGACGGCAGGCTCACCGGGTTTGGAGAAATTCTGGAGAGGGTTGCCAACCAGTATGGAATTCCAAGCATTGATCTTGGGGTCGAGATTGCGAAACTCGAACAAGCCGGGAAACTGGTTTTTAAGGGTGAAGAGCCTGGGGCCGGGAAAATATTGTTCACGAAAGACGGTGCGCATCCACTCGATGAAGGACACAATCTTTACTGTAAGGTTGTTGCCCGATCCATGCTTAAAATGCAGGAGGATGCTGACGGAATGGTCCACGCAGTCGGTAAGCCATTGTATGAAAACTGCTGGGAGACTGCTGAATTGCTCCCGATTCATCAGGCGCAGCTCAGTTCCGGCTGGACGGACGTGAATATTATGTCCGATTCGGTTTACAGAGATGATTTTGGGCGTACTAAGTCCATGTTGCGCGATGCGGTAAAGTGTGAGCGGCCCGGCGAAACCATTACGGTGCATTGGAACGGAACGACGGTTGGGTTCAGTGATATTCCATACGGTGATGTTGCAGAAGTTGAGGCGGTGATCGACGGAAAGCAGATTGTTAACATGGAACGCCGTCAGACGCAAAAAATGTATCAGTTTTCCCGATTCTGGTATCTGCCGCCGCAGCCGCCCGGCGAGCATACGGTTTGTTTGACGGTCAAACATCTTCCGGAAGGACAGTCTTTCTATGCCGGCCAGATTCTGATTGTCGGCACAGCGGTAAAATAG
- a CDS encoding MFS transporter: protein MNQNKQHETPAEERVSLKNKIGFGTGAVAECIMGNSIGQMANYVLNIGLGVRPELVGMLLSLPRIWDAFTDPVVGSWSDNFRSRWGRRRPFVFAGALLSALIFAAMWFLPRGWSEMQYFWYFLVMSLLYYTAYTIWVVPWTAMGCELTGDYNERTRVMAYRTFFMSVGGFVPAWLFALTELPFFADNVEGARYVGCGTALVMLLFGLVPVFFAKERYDVKIQSQARMKLAGGLKATLTNRPFVLLNVIVLTVCAGLFMINGLDPYVNIYYVWGGERASAAVWVGWSSLAYQVSGILFVAPVSILARHKGKRFALSFFLVISLIAALLKWVCYNPAHPWLIIIPSFLMSSGLCALWTLSNSMIADICDVGELETGRRMEGAFNAVGGWIRKMGLSLALLISGYVISSTGFNAALGADQSESTLQWMRILAVSIPAAMILISLILLRFYSLTESAVHEVKVKLAARKTDEGL, encoded by the coding sequence ATGAATCAGAATAAACAGCATGAGACTCCGGCCGAAGAGCGGGTCTCATTGAAAAACAAAATAGGGTTCGGTACTGGGGCCGTGGCCGAATGTATTATGGGCAACTCCATCGGACAGATGGCCAACTATGTGCTTAATATCGGGCTTGGAGTGCGACCGGAATTGGTCGGCATGCTGCTGTCGCTTCCACGCATCTGGGATGCGTTCACCGATCCGGTAGTCGGGTCCTGGTCGGACAACTTCCGGTCCCGCTGGGGTCGTCGCCGTCCGTTTGTTTTTGCCGGAGCATTGCTTTCTGCTCTGATCTTTGCCGCCATGTGGTTTTTGCCGCGCGGTTGGAGTGAAATGCAGTACTTCTGGTATTTCCTCGTCATGTCGTTGCTCTACTACACGGCCTATACGATTTGGGTTGTTCCGTGGACGGCCATGGGCTGTGAACTGACCGGAGACTATAACGAGCGCACCCGCGTGATGGCGTACCGCACATTTTTCATGTCGGTTGGCGGATTTGTGCCGGCGTGGCTGTTTGCTCTGACGGAGCTGCCGTTCTTCGCAGATAATGTAGAGGGCGCGCGCTATGTCGGCTGCGGAACCGCGCTGGTGATGCTCCTTTTCGGGCTGGTTCCGGTCTTCTTTGCAAAAGAGCGCTACGACGTGAAGATCCAGAGTCAGGCCCGGATGAAGCTGGCCGGCGGCCTGAAGGCTACACTGACCAACCGTCCGTTTGTGCTGCTGAACGTGATTGTGCTGACGGTCTGCGCAGGGCTGTTCATGATCAACGGCCTCGATCCATACGTGAACATTTACTATGTCTGGGGCGGAGAACGGGCCTCAGCCGCCGTCTGGGTCGGATGGTCGTCTTTGGCCTATCAGGTGAGCGGGATCCTGTTTGTGGCTCCGGTTAGCATCCTGGCCCGCCACAAGGGTAAACGGTTTGCGCTTTCATTCTTTCTGGTAATTTCTCTGATTGCCGCGCTGCTGAAATGGGTCTGCTACAACCCGGCGCATCCATGGCTGATTATTATCCCGTCATTTCTGATGTCGTCAGGTCTCTGTGCGCTTTGGACGCTTTCCAACTCGATGATCGCCGATATTTGTGATGTCGGCGAATTGGAAACCGGTCGCCGTATGGAGGGTGCTTTTAATGCCGTTGGCGGCTGGATTCGCAAGATGGGACTTTCACTTGCGCTTCTGATTTCCGGTTACGTTATTTCCTCAACCGGCTTTAATGCGGCGCTGGGTGCTGATCAAAGCGAGAGCACACTACAGTGGATGCGCATTCTCGCCGTTTCGATTCCGGCGGCGATGATTCTTATATCGCTGATTCTGCTGCGCTTTTATTCGCTGACAGAGTCCGCAGTGCATGAAGTGAAGGTGAAACTTGCTGCCCGTAAAACAGACGAAGGATTGTGA
- a CDS encoding sulfatase-like hydrolase/transferase: MKSMTFFKTILLSVSLPLCIFAGRQPNIIFIMADDVSAKEYSVYGGKGIDTPNMDRMAREGVAFKTAWAVPQCAPTRAVLHTGQYACHTQWYGNEVHGPDFSERQNILGKVMKHRGYTTAWFEKFHFRDYQPDPKSFGFDEYAIDLIWDGHDGPPQDRPGHMYQIQWFWHPGIIHNGTGIPTSENDFGPDIHAGLIVDFIQRHKDEPFFVYWPTFLPHKDFNDQTWAYTSVPKLDENGNKTGGRVPGSLKSTLEYLDHLLGRILTAVEEAGLSEDTIVIFTGDNGTSPYGKCKFEDERGPRVPFVVWGPGRVQPRPPSDVLVDFTDIVPTLAELGGKAIPAKAGLDGHSFAPYLLGKPFKERETIFCQFYDGQWVRDKRFLRDARGNYYDCGNNRNESLNEYRKMTMKSDPELLSEVRKRFQKVLDRYPVPDIEGTGQKGQWNRYFSHTKPAVLEENRINDESE; the protein is encoded by the coding sequence ATGAAGTCAATGACGTTTTTTAAGACCATTCTGCTTTCCGTGAGTTTACCGTTGTGCATTTTTGCAGGACGACAACCCAATATCATTTTCATCATGGCCGATGATGTTTCGGCGAAGGAATATTCGGTTTATGGCGGGAAGGGAATTGATACGCCGAACATGGATCGAATGGCGCGCGAAGGTGTGGCGTTTAAGACCGCATGGGCGGTTCCGCAGTGCGCGCCGACCCGGGCTGTGCTGCATACAGGTCAATATGCCTGCCATACCCAGTGGTATGGCAACGAGGTTCACGGGCCGGATTTTTCAGAACGGCAAAATATACTTGGAAAAGTAATGAAGCATCGTGGCTACACAACCGCCTGGTTTGAAAAATTTCATTTCCGGGATTATCAGCCCGACCCGAAATCATTTGGGTTTGATGAGTATGCAATTGATCTTATATGGGACGGGCACGATGGGCCGCCTCAGGATCGGCCGGGGCATATGTATCAGATTCAGTGGTTTTGGCATCCGGGGATTATTCACAACGGAACCGGAATCCCGACGAGTGAAAATGATTTCGGGCCGGACATTCACGCCGGTTTAATTGTCGATTTTATTCAACGCCATAAGGATGAACCGTTTTTCGTGTATTGGCCGACCTTTCTTCCGCATAAGGATTTTAATGATCAAACCTGGGCCTACACCTCGGTGCCGAAATTGGACGAAAACGGAAACAAAACCGGAGGGCGTGTGCCCGGCAGTCTGAAGTCAACGCTCGAATATCTGGATCATCTTTTGGGCCGGATTCTGACAGCCGTTGAAGAGGCAGGACTTTCTGAAGATACCATTGTGATCTTTACCGGCGACAACGGAACCTCTCCATACGGCAAATGCAAATTTGAAGACGAGCGCGGGCCGCGCGTGCCATTTGTTGTCTGGGGGCCGGGTCGAGTTCAGCCGCGTCCGCCATCGGATGTGCTGGTTGATTTTACCGACATCGTCCCCACGCTGGCGGAACTGGGAGGTAAAGCCATTCCGGCAAAAGCGGGATTGGACGGGCACAGTTTTGCGCCGTATCTGCTGGGAAAACCATTTAAGGAACGGGAGACCATTTTTTGCCAGTTTTACGATGGTCAATGGGTTCGTGATAAACGGTTCCTCCGCGATGCCCGGGGCAATTACTATGATTGCGGAAACAACCGTAACGAAAGTCTGAATGAATATCGGAAAATGACGATGAAGTCCGACCCGGAACTTCTTTCTGAAGTGCGGAAGCGTTTTCAAAAGGTTCTGGACCGCTATCCGGTTCCGGATATCGAAGGAACGGGCCAGAAGGGGCAGTGGAACCGTTATTTCAGTCACACCAAGCCGGCTGTGCTTGAAGAAAACAGGATAAACGATGAATCAGAATAA
- a CDS encoding glycerophosphodiester phosphodiesterase, whose protein sequence is MSATGGQGTSACAVVAHRGFSYVAPENTLASVRAAIQVGADGCEFDVYRCKSGELVLFHDKKLGRTASGFGKIVETNFDVLQELDAGGWKSPAYSGERIPELRDALQLLKDSGCRAVIEIKTDGITDQVLKAVQAEDMSDQVAIIAFSENVIRDVRSQAPNLSCAWLYSNTKLKGTAEQKAEFIAAKAHACNATVVNLNQQMLDEALIAALHERGFSVWTWTVDDPGRMRQLRVWGVDVLTTNRPDLALSVRAESE, encoded by the coding sequence GTGTCTGCGACAGGAGGACAGGGGACATCGGCCTGTGCGGTAGTGGCGCATCGCGGATTTTCCTATGTGGCTCCCGAAAATACGCTGGCTTCAGTTCGCGCGGCTATTCAGGTCGGGGCGGATGGATGTGAATTCGATGTATATCGCTGTAAAAGCGGCGAGCTTGTTTTGTTTCACGATAAAAAGCTGGGGCGCACAGCAAGCGGTTTTGGAAAAATTGTTGAAACAAATTTTGATGTTTTGCAGGAACTGGATGCGGGAGGCTGGAAAAGTCCGGCTTACAGCGGTGAACGGATTCCTGAACTGCGGGATGCGCTGCAACTTCTGAAAGACAGCGGTTGTCGTGCGGTTATTGAAATAAAAACCGACGGCATTACTGATCAGGTCCTGAAGGCTGTTCAGGCTGAAGACATGTCGGATCAGGTGGCAATTATTGCGTTCAGCGAAAATGTAATTCGCGACGTCCGCAGTCAGGCGCCGAATTTGTCATGCGCCTGGTTGTACAGCAATACGAAGCTGAAAGGGACCGCTGAGCAAAAGGCGGAGTTTATTGCCGCGAAAGCGCATGCCTGTAATGCCACTGTAGTGAACCTGAATCAGCAAATGCTCGATGAAGCTTTGATTGCTGCACTGCATGAGCGAGGGTTTTCAGTGTGGACATGGACGGTGGATGATCCAGGCCGGATGCGGCAGCTGCGTGTTTGGGGAGTGGATGTGCTGACCACCAATCGCCCTGATTTAGCACTGTCTGTTCGTGCCGAGAGTGAATGA
- a CDS encoding sulfatase family protein, which yields MKRIHFFWTVVVFVAVFSFNVRAEKRPNIIFLLTDDQRWDTLGCNGNDVIQTPHVDSLASGGVNFRNTFATTPICVISRASILTGQYMRSHGIRDFNKPFTPEQMSMTYPSILRRHGYFTGFTGKWGVGAEQFNYDLYKDEFDFWRGQPDQDLYWKDGKDGTHQNVRMSDDADDFMALAKKSGKPFCLSISFKAPHGPWHEYEPEIFATIDQSKMPIPETFTKEAWDLQPDFIKTSIGANEASPARDFRFNKKTNEHHQHLIAQYYALIEGVDASVGRILDSLKKYGLDDNTVLIYTADNGYLIHDKGLIGKWLLYEQSLRLPMVIYDPRLPAEARGKVRTEDVLNVDVAPTILSLAGVNIPRQMDGRDLTPLLRGEHPEWPQENFFEHTYSESGRRTIPKSVGVRSDEWKYIRYISENPPYEQLFNLKKDPQELNNLANSPEWKTVLESLRKQCDSFRRSIKDNYPDYEEYQQEYIVKRTGAIKANNPVQFNNVQSLGQTFPAETGFLTCCELMMPTWGKGEGPCDVTAELLQNDQVLGEVTIKKEDIENTRVQRLMFETRVKKGKEIYLRLTPAGAVPAQHMAWWAYDKPLYSEGTAFVNDQPQSYSHELRMVFKK from the coding sequence ATGAAACGCATTCATTTTTTTTGGACGGTTGTCGTTTTTGTCGCAGTTTTCTCATTTAATGTCCGGGCAGAGAAACGTCCTAATATTATTTTTCTTCTGACGGACGATCAGCGGTGGGACACGCTGGGTTGTAATGGCAATGATGTCATTCAGACTCCGCACGTTGATTCGCTGGCTAGCGGTGGAGTGAATTTCCGCAATACGTTTGCGACGACACCGATCTGCGTGATTTCGCGGGCGTCTATTTTGACCGGCCAGTATATGCGTAGTCACGGAATTCGCGACTTCAACAAACCGTTTACTCCGGAGCAGATGTCGATGACTTACCCTTCGATCCTTCGCCGGCATGGATACTTTACCGGTTTTACCGGAAAGTGGGGCGTTGGAGCGGAACAGTTCAACTATGATCTCTATAAGGATGAATTTGATTTCTGGCGCGGCCAGCCGGATCAGGATCTTTACTGGAAAGACGGTAAAGATGGAACGCATCAGAATGTCCGCATGAGTGATGATGCCGATGATTTTATGGCGTTGGCAAAAAAATCCGGAAAGCCGTTCTGTCTGTCTATCAGTTTCAAGGCGCCCCACGGGCCGTGGCATGAATATGAGCCGGAAATTTTTGCAACGATTGACCAGAGTAAAATGCCGATTCCTGAAACGTTTACCAAAGAAGCCTGGGATCTTCAGCCTGATTTTATCAAAACCAGTATCGGCGCAAATGAAGCCTCTCCGGCACGCGATTTCCGGTTCAATAAGAAAACCAACGAGCATCATCAGCATCTGATTGCACAGTATTATGCTTTGATTGAGGGAGTGGATGCTTCTGTGGGGCGGATTTTGGACTCTCTTAAAAAATATGGGCTTGATGACAATACGGTGTTGATTTACACGGCGGACAACGGATATCTGATTCACGACAAAGGATTGATCGGCAAGTGGCTGTTGTATGAACAGAGTCTGCGGCTTCCTATGGTGATTTATGATCCTCGGCTGCCCGCTGAGGCCCGTGGAAAGGTCCGGACGGAAGACGTGCTGAATGTTGACGTGGCTCCGACCATTTTGTCCCTGGCCGGAGTGAATATCCCCCGGCAGATGGACGGTCGAGACCTTACGCCGCTGCTCAGGGGAGAGCACCCGGAGTGGCCCCAGGAAAACTTTTTTGAGCACACCTATTCGGAGTCCGGTCGCCGGACGATTCCAAAGTCTGTCGGTGTGCGGTCGGACGAATGGAAGTATATCCGTTACATCAGCGAAAATCCGCCGTATGAGCAGTTGTTCAATCTAAAAAAAGATCCTCAGGAGCTGAATAATCTGGCGAATTCTCCGGAGTGGAAAACCGTCCTGGAATCTCTGCGGAAGCAGTGTGATTCCTTCCGTCGTTCGATCAAAGACAACTATCCCGATTATGAGGAATATCAGCAGGAATATATCGTGAAACGAACCGGTGCGATCAAGGCGAACAACCCGGTGCAGTTCAATAACGTTCAGTCACTTGGGCAGACTTTCCCTGCGGAAACCGGTTTTCTGACCTGCTGCGAGCTGATGATGCCGACTTGGGGGAAAGGTGAAGGCCCCTGCGATGTGACGGCGGAACTGCTGCAGAATGATCAGGTGCTTGGTGAGGTTACGATCAAAAAAGAGGACATTGAAAACACCCGCGTCCAGCGGCTGATGTTTGAAACCCGGGTCAAAAAAGGAAAAGAGATCTACCTGCGTTTGACTCCGGCCGGGGCAGTTCCGGCGCAGCATATGGCTTGGTGGGCATACGACAAACCGCTTTATTCCGAAGGAACTGCCTTTGTCAATGATCAGCCGCAGAGCTACAGCCATGAACTTAGGATGGTTTTCAAAAAATAG